A window of the Cannabis sativa cultivar Pink pepper isolate KNU-18-1 chromosome X, ASM2916894v1, whole genome shotgun sequence genome harbors these coding sequences:
- the LOC115707751 gene encoding two-component response regulator ORR10 isoform X2 — protein MMELVMVESSSSSSSSLEKNINNNVIIKSSSCEEEHFHVLAVDDNLIDRKLLERLLKVSSYKDKNSIDNASSSSSSSTPNSPPQEMGSKVNLIMTDYCMPGMTGYDLLKRLKESYWKDVPVVVMSSENEPSRINKCLEEGAEEFLLKPVQLSDLKKLEHYLLKSIILDHNHSSSQTIINHHFAQNDIVPIQNLDNSTNNNNNNNNNNNNNNIMVMNKRKASISPGTNSQRRRPKVEGLTSTL, from the exons atgATGGAATTGGTTATGGTGGaatcatcatcttcatcttcttcttctttagagaaaaatattaataataatgttataatAAAATCATCATCATGTGAAGAAGAACATTTTCATGTATTGGCTGTGGATGATAATCTCATTGACAGAAAGCTCTTGGAAAGGCTTCTTAAAGTTTCTTCATACAAAG ACAAAAATTCCATTGATaatgcttcttcttcttcatcatcatcaaccCCCAACTCACCACCACAAGAG ATGGGATCAAAAGTCAACTTGATCATGACGGACTATTGTATGCCCGGAATGACCGGATATGATTTACTTAAACGCCTCAag GAATCTTATTGGAAAGATGTACCAGTTGTAGTAATGTCATCAGAGAATGAACCTTCTAGAATCAACAA GTGTTTAGAAGAAGGAGCAGAAGAATTTCTATTAAAACCAGTTCAATTATCAGATTTAAAGAAGCTTGAGCATTACCTACTCAAATCTATAATACTTGATCATAATCACTCTTCTTCTCAAACCATTATTAACCACCATTTTGCACAAAACGACATCGTTCCAATCCAAAACCTTGACAACTctaccaataataataataataataataataataataataataataatataatggtGATGAACAAGAGAAAGGCATCAATCTCTCCGGGAACTAATTCCCAGAGAAGAAGACCGAAAGTCGAAGGACTAACAAGTACTCTATGA
- the LOC115707751 gene encoding two-component response regulator ORR10 isoform X1: MMELVMVESSSSSSSSLEKNINNNVIIKSSSCEEEHFHVLAVDDNLIDRKLLERLLKVSSYKVTCVDSGDEALKYLGLVDHNNSDKNSIDNASSSSSSSTPNSPPQEMGSKVNLIMTDYCMPGMTGYDLLKRLKESYWKDVPVVVMSSENEPSRINKCLEEGAEEFLLKPVQLSDLKKLEHYLLKSIILDHNHSSSQTIINHHFAQNDIVPIQNLDNSTNNNNNNNNNNNNNNIMVMNKRKASISPGTNSQRRRPKVEGLTSTL, from the exons atgATGGAATTGGTTATGGTGGaatcatcatcttcatcttcttcttctttagagaaaaatattaataataatgttataatAAAATCATCATCATGTGAAGAAGAACATTTTCATGTATTGGCTGTGGATGATAATCTCATTGACAGAAAGCTCTTGGAAAGGCTTCTTAAAGTTTCTTCATACAAAG tgacATGTGTTGATTCTGGAGATGAAGCACTGAAATATTTGGGTTTGGTTGATCATAATAATTCAGACAAAAATTCCATTGATaatgcttcttcttcttcatcatcatcaaccCCCAACTCACCACCACAAGAG ATGGGATCAAAAGTCAACTTGATCATGACGGACTATTGTATGCCCGGAATGACCGGATATGATTTACTTAAACGCCTCAag GAATCTTATTGGAAAGATGTACCAGTTGTAGTAATGTCATCAGAGAATGAACCTTCTAGAATCAACAA GTGTTTAGAAGAAGGAGCAGAAGAATTTCTATTAAAACCAGTTCAATTATCAGATTTAAAGAAGCTTGAGCATTACCTACTCAAATCTATAATACTTGATCATAATCACTCTTCTTCTCAAACCATTATTAACCACCATTTTGCACAAAACGACATCGTTCCAATCCAAAACCTTGACAACTctaccaataataataataataataataataataataataataataatataatggtGATGAACAAGAGAAAGGCATCAATCTCTCCGGGAACTAATTCCCAGAGAAGAAGACCGAAAGTCGAAGGACTAACAAGTACTCTATGA